Proteins encoded by one window of Bradyrhizobium sp. B097:
- a CDS encoding transglycosylase SLT domain-containing protein encodes MKAGSCSRWRKLLDPARHRGSRIAAGCLVLALCLVQPARAEGETPASSFSTRFAAVESADPSADATAKPPAEATAKPAAPAKDAAKDGGGKTLPPPPVGQPAVSDARMRYRALIEKEAAGSGLAPEIAEAVMGVESGYNPDVIGGVGEIGLMQLLPSTARMLGFSGSLAELAIPENNIHLGVMYLAQAWRLAGGDLCTAVMKYRAGHGETRFSYLSVNYCVAVRARLFARGFRVTGTVPVATFGEPGRAGGGGCSRKCLGGGGRIGRVDLVALNTRLNALVIQARGGK; translated from the coding sequence ATGAAGGCGGGCAGCTGCAGCCGATGGCGGAAGCTGCTTGATCCCGCTCGTCACCGGGGCAGCCGCATCGCAGCCGGCTGCCTTGTGCTCGCGCTTTGTCTTGTCCAGCCCGCCCGTGCCGAGGGAGAGACGCCGGCGTCGTCATTCAGCACGCGCTTTGCCGCCGTCGAGTCGGCAGACCCTTCAGCCGACGCCACGGCAAAGCCGCCGGCCGAGGCGACGGCGAAGCCGGCCGCGCCGGCCAAAGATGCGGCGAAGGACGGCGGCGGGAAAACGCTCCCGCCTCCGCCGGTAGGCCAGCCCGCGGTCTCGGACGCGCGCATGCGCTATCGCGCGCTGATCGAGAAGGAGGCCGCGGGAAGCGGACTCGCGCCCGAGATCGCCGAGGCGGTGATGGGCGTCGAGAGCGGCTACAATCCCGACGTGATCGGCGGCGTCGGCGAAATCGGGCTGATGCAGCTGCTGCCGTCGACCGCGCGCATGCTCGGCTTCTCCGGCTCGCTTGCCGAACTCGCGATTCCCGAGAACAACATTCACCTCGGCGTCATGTATCTTGCGCAGGCATGGCGCCTTGCCGGTGGCGACCTGTGCACCGCGGTCATGAAGTACCGTGCAGGTCATGGCGAGACCCGCTTCTCCTATCTGTCGGTGAATTATTGCGTGGCGGTGCGCGCCCGGCTATTTGCCCGCGGCTTTCGGGTGACCGGTACCGTACCGGTCGCGACCTTCGGCGAGCCGGGCCGTGCCGGTGGCGGCGGATGTAGCCGCAAATGCCTCGGCGGCGGCGGACGCATCGGCCGCGTCGATCTCGTCGCACTCAACACGCGGCTCAACGCGCTTGTGATCCAGGCCCGGGGAGGGAAATAG
- a CDS encoding YbjN domain-containing protein: MPEIITNLTIDGLRESFQNVGYRVETLTDPVANTTYLRSATAGLGFEIRPGNQLVGEEQSFVDATLVTTLQVQGELPLDLVNRWNTTRRFGRLQFSQPFLMFCLDVSVAGGVAPNFVRAQIEVWDRLVQELIAYLREELPKIVARNGAAAVPQPSAPAQQPSHEHAAEAGAGPTIQ; encoded by the coding sequence ATGCCCGAGATCATCACCAATCTCACCATCGACGGATTGCGCGAGAGCTTCCAGAATGTCGGCTATCGCGTCGAAACGCTGACCGATCCGGTCGCCAACACGACCTATCTGCGCTCGGCGACGGCGGGGCTCGGCTTCGAAATCCGGCCGGGCAACCAGCTCGTCGGCGAGGAGCAGAGTTTTGTCGACGCCACGCTGGTCACCACGCTTCAGGTGCAGGGCGAGCTGCCGCTCGACCTCGTCAATCGCTGGAACACGACGCGGCGGTTCGGGCGGCTGCAGTTCAGCCAGCCGTTCCTGATGTTCTGCCTCGATGTCTCCGTGGCCGGCGGCGTGGCGCCGAACTTTGTGCGGGCGCAAATCGAGGTCTGGGACCGGCTGGTTCAGGAGCTGATCGCCTATCTGCGCGAGGAGCTGCCGAAGATCGTCGCCCGCAATGGCGCGGCGGCTGTCCCGCAGCCGAGTGCGCCGGCCCAGCAGCCGTCCCATGAGCACGCCGCGGAAGCAGGGGCAGGTCCGACGATCCAGTAA
- a CDS encoding fatty acid--CoA ligase, producing the protein MVGRLIQTAQSAYHYPLIFKQLWHTPSVQAPDQEIVYRDLKRQTYRQTRERIGRLASALSKVGVEPGDTVGVLEWDSHRFLEAFFAIPMMGAVLQTVNVRLSPEQIAYTIDHAGASTLLVNEEFVGLVEGLKAQLPKVKRMIVMSDKPSPQTGSLSFIGEYENLLAAASPDYDFPDFDENTQATTFYTTGTTGLPKGVYYSHRQLVLHTIAGLALFGMAGSQGRFSRDDVYMPITPMFHVHAWGFPWSATLAGTKQVYPGRYEPAMLVKLIKSEGVTFTHGVPTILQMLLNAAAAAKVDLKGLKMVIGGSALPKALAKQAMEAGIDIFAGYGMSETGPLAAVSHVQSRDLSGDPDGEVEFRTRAGMAGPLVDLRIVDPDMKDVPHDGKSPGEIVLRAPWLTQGYFNNPEGSEQLWEGGYLHTSDIAVVSPGGYVQITDRIKDVIKTGGEWVSSLQIEDLISQCAGVAEAAVIGVKDEKWGERPLALVVKKPSGADGLSDEAIKDHLKLFADKGVISKYGIPGKILFIDSIPKTSVGKINKKELRELYGDM; encoded by the coding sequence ATGGTTGGAAGGCTGATTCAGACTGCCCAATCCGCCTATCACTATCCGCTCATCTTCAAGCAGCTTTGGCACACGCCGAGCGTCCAGGCGCCGGACCAGGAGATCGTCTATCGCGATCTCAAGCGCCAGACCTATCGACAGACCCGAGAGCGGATCGGCCGTCTCGCCTCGGCGCTCAGCAAGGTCGGCGTCGAGCCCGGCGACACCGTCGGCGTGCTCGAATGGGACAGCCATCGCTTCCTCGAAGCCTTCTTCGCGATCCCGATGATGGGGGCCGTGCTGCAGACGGTGAACGTCCGCCTGTCGCCGGAGCAGATCGCCTACACGATCGATCACGCCGGCGCATCGACGCTGCTGGTCAATGAAGAGTTCGTCGGATTGGTTGAGGGACTGAAGGCGCAACTGCCCAAGGTCAAGCGGATGATCGTGATGTCGGACAAGCCCTCGCCGCAGACCGGCAGCCTGTCCTTCATCGGCGAATATGAGAACCTGCTTGCGGCGGCCTCGCCGGATTACGACTTTCCCGATTTCGACGAGAACACCCAGGCCACCACCTTCTACACGACCGGCACCACCGGTCTGCCGAAGGGCGTCTATTACAGCCACCGCCAGCTCGTGCTGCACACGATCGCCGGGCTTGCGCTGTTCGGCATGGCCGGGTCGCAGGGGCGCTTCTCGCGCGACGACGTCTACATGCCGATCACGCCGATGTTCCACGTTCACGCCTGGGGCTTTCCGTGGTCGGCGACGCTGGCCGGTACCAAGCAGGTCTATCCCGGCCGCTACGAGCCGGCGATGCTGGTCAAGCTGATCAAGAGCGAAGGCGTCACCTTTACCCACGGCGTGCCGACCATCCTGCAGATGCTGCTCAACGCCGCCGCTGCGGCCAAGGTCGATCTCAAGGGCCTCAAGATGGTGATCGGCGGCTCTGCGTTGCCGAAGGCGCTGGCCAAGCAGGCGATGGAGGCCGGCATCGACATCTTCGCGGGTTACGGCATGTCGGAGACCGGCCCGCTTGCGGCGGTGTCCCATGTCCAATCCAGGGATCTCAGCGGCGATCCCGACGGCGAGGTCGAATTCCGCACCCGCGCCGGCATGGCCGGCCCGCTGGTCGACCTGCGCATCGTCGATCCCGACATGAAGGACGTGCCGCATGACGGCAAGTCGCCCGGCGAGATCGTGCTGCGGGCGCCCTGGCTTACCCAGGGCTACTTCAACAACCCCGAAGGCTCGGAGCAGCTCTGGGAGGGCGGCTATCTGCACACCAGCGATATCGCCGTAGTCAGCCCGGGCGGCTATGTCCAGATCACCGACCGGATCAAGGATGTGATCAAGACCGGCGGCGAATGGGTCTCCTCGCTGCAGATCGAGGATCTGATCTCGCAATGCGCGGGCGTGGCCGAGGCCGCGGTGATCGGCGTCAAGGACGAGAAATGGGGCGAGCGGCCGCTCGCGCTCGTGGTCAAGAAACCGTCCGGTGCCGACGGCCTCAGCGACGAGGCCATCAAGGACCATCTCAAGCTGTTCGCCGACAAGGGCGTGATCTCGAAATACGGCATCCCTGGCAAGATCCTGTTCATCGACAGCATTCCGAAGACCAGCGTCGGCAAGATCAACAAGAAGGAGCTGCGCGAGCTGTACGGCGACATGTGA
- a CDS encoding AraC family transcriptional regulator — protein sequence MGSRNDILTVGTSDKVYETTKLGAVFDMLAGAGVPADAILRDTRIPLADVHSPQARISLTQLMTVCQNALRLSTDRHLPYRIGASIHISTYGMYGYALLCCPDFRKAMEFAMRYHALAAPLATIEFAEDKAHARWTIEPNLHALADSALYRFVAEMQIGIHISLMRDIMGPGFAPLEITLAYPQAPDFELPLDHVGCPVRFDQPANQIVFKAQLLDRRADLGNKTTYPTIVALCDDLLGDLRLRTGIAGKIRAILLRDIANPPTFEAIAKLLGVNDRSLRRQLRQQGFSFRGLHDELRTQIALKYLRSTTLANDDIALALGFSDAANFRRAFHRWTNKAPSDIRGE from the coding sequence GTGGGCTCCCGCAACGATATCCTGACCGTCGGCACCAGCGATAAGGTCTATGAGACGACCAAGCTTGGCGCCGTCTTCGACATGCTGGCCGGCGCCGGCGTCCCGGCCGACGCCATCCTGCGCGACACGCGAATTCCGCTGGCCGACGTCCACTCACCGCAGGCGCGGATCTCGCTGACGCAGCTGATGACGGTTTGTCAAAACGCGCTGCGCCTGTCGACCGACCGTCATTTGCCCTATCGCATCGGCGCATCGATCCACATCTCGACCTACGGAATGTACGGCTATGCGCTGCTGTGCTGCCCGGACTTTCGCAAGGCAATGGAATTCGCGATGCGCTACCACGCGCTCGCCGCGCCGCTGGCGACGATCGAATTCGCCGAGGACAAGGCCCATGCGAGGTGGACCATCGAGCCCAATCTGCACGCACTTGCCGATTCCGCGCTGTACCGGTTCGTCGCCGAGATGCAGATCGGCATCCACATTTCGCTGATGCGCGACATCATGGGACCGGGCTTCGCTCCCCTTGAAATCACGCTCGCCTATCCGCAGGCACCGGACTTCGAGCTTCCGCTCGATCATGTCGGGTGCCCGGTGCGTTTCGATCAGCCGGCCAACCAGATCGTCTTCAAGGCGCAGTTGCTGGACCGGAGAGCGGATCTCGGCAACAAGACGACGTATCCGACCATCGTCGCCCTCTGCGACGACTTGCTCGGCGACTTGAGATTGCGGACCGGCATTGCCGGAAAAATCCGCGCCATCCTGCTTCGCGACATCGCAAACCCGCCGACCTTCGAGGCCATCGCCAAGCTGCTCGGCGTGAACGACCGGTCGTTGCGGCGCCAGCTTCGCCAGCAGGGCTTTTCCTTCCGGGGGCTGCACGACGAGCTGCGGACCCAGATCGCGCTGAAATATCTCCGCAGCACGACGCTGGCCAATGACGACATCGCATTGGCGCTCGGCTTCAGCGATGCAGCAAACTTCAGGCGTGCGTTCCACCGCTGGACCAACAAGGCCCCGAGCGATATCCGCGGCGAATAG